One window of Arcobacter sp. CECT 8983 genomic DNA carries:
- a CDS encoding dUTP diphosphatase, translating into MLYKDLKDSIKSLGFLSIEDFVQYIGVTSSDILEWEEKDEVPYIVSLIIHLLKGDKDLPNNKSLDTLIEECLPLAELLEEASSFPHKLEEMFLLQKELNDSTNGKNWELGRNKFGKEINWLRCIHMEVAELIDSTPWKHWKNINSEPDMNNIHVELVDIWHFLMSYILQETNVPRAVSLVNTHCIYEASEDIDVKAMVKEAEKLSYISLAIETGNMPSFSGIERFIDQFFRCCKISGLSFTWLQKLYIGKNCLNKFRQDHGYKEGTYIKTWNGNEDNVVMVSLLEDMENVSFDELYSKLEENYPSN; encoded by the coding sequence TTTAAAAGATAGTATTAAGTCTCTTGGTTTCCTTTCTATTGAAGATTTTGTCCAATATATTGGAGTTACATCTTCTGATATTTTAGAATGGGAAGAGAAAGATGAAGTTCCTTATATAGTATCATTAATTATTCATTTATTAAAAGGAGATAAGGACTTACCAAATAATAAATCATTAGATACATTAATTGAAGAGTGCTTACCTTTAGCAGAGCTTTTAGAAGAAGCATCTTCTTTTCCACATAAATTAGAAGAGATGTTTTTACTACAAAAAGAGTTAAATGACTCTACAAATGGTAAGAATTGGGAATTAGGTAGAAATAAGTTTGGAAAAGAGATTAACTGGCTTAGATGTATTCATATGGAAGTTGCAGAGTTAATTGATTCTACTCCTTGGAAACATTGGAAGAATATTAATTCAGAACCTGATATGAATAATATTCATGTTGAGCTAGTTGATATTTGGCATTTTTTAATGTCTTATATTTTACAAGAAACAAATGTTCCTAGAGCTGTTTCATTAGTAAATACTCATTGTATTTATGAAGCATCAGAAGATATAGATGTAAAAGCAATGGTGAAAGAAGCAGAAAAATTATCTTATATTTCACTTGCAATAGAAACAGGAAATATGCCATCATTTAGTGGAATTGAAAGGTTTATTGATCAATTCTTTAGATGTTGTAAAATTTCTGGACTTTCATTTACATGGCTTCAAAAACTTTATATTGGTAAAAATTGTTTAAATAAATTTAGACAAGATCATGGTTATAAAGAAGGAACTTATATCAAAACATGGAATGGTAATGAAGACAATGTTGTTATGGTTTCTTTACTAGAAGATATGGAAAATGTAAGTTTTGATGAACTATACTCTAAACTAGAAGAAAACTATCCTTCAAATTAA